The following are encoded in a window of Fluviibacter phosphoraccumulans genomic DNA:
- the ppk2 gene encoding polyphosphate kinase 2 produces MTKSKEKHKITEQEVQAASIADLHHRLERELLDSYDEELEMELDDQRFDEIVHASPGDMAAATAKRRQYFRELLRLQGELVKLQDWVAHTGYRMIILFEGRDAAGKGGVIKRITQRLNPRVVRTVALPAPSDREKTQWYFQRYVPHFPAAGEIVLFDRSWYNRAGVERVMGFCSDDDYKEFFRSTPEFERMLVRSGIKLVKYWFSINDDEQHIRFLSRINDPLKQWKLSPMDLQSRVRWEDYTHAKEKMLNKTNISEAPWWVVPGNDKKAARLNCIRHLLSLVPYEDIIHEEVILPERKHNPDYVRHPVPDEMIIPDYYS; encoded by the coding sequence ATGACAAAAAGTAAAGAAAAACACAAAATCACTGAACAGGAAGTACAGGCTGCTTCAATCGCTGATTTACATCATCGGCTTGAAAGAGAGCTGCTGGATAGTTACGACGAAGAGCTGGAGATGGAGTTGGATGATCAGCGCTTCGACGAGATTGTGCATGCATCACCGGGTGATATGGCCGCAGCCACTGCAAAACGTCGACAGTACTTTCGTGAGTTATTGCGACTGCAAGGTGAGCTCGTCAAGTTGCAGGATTGGGTGGCGCACACCGGTTACCGCATGATTATCCTGTTTGAAGGTCGTGATGCGGCAGGTAAAGGGGGCGTGATCAAGCGGATCACTCAGCGCCTGAATCCGCGAGTTGTGAGAACGGTTGCTTTGCCGGCACCCAGCGACCGAGAAAAAACTCAGTGGTATTTTCAGCGCTACGTGCCGCATTTTCCAGCGGCGGGCGAGATCGTCCTGTTTGATCGCAGCTGGTATAACCGTGCCGGTGTCGAGCGCGTGATGGGGTTTTGTTCGGATGACGACTACAAAGAATTTTTCCGCTCAACACCAGAATTTGAACGCATGCTGGTTCGTTCAGGGATCAAGCTGGTGAAGTACTGGTTCTCGATTAACGACGACGAACAGCACATTCGCTTTCTCAGTCGGATTAATGATCCACTGAAACAGTGGAAGCTAAGTCCGATGGATTTGCAGTCTCGTGTGCGTTGGGAGGACTATACCCACGCCAAAGAAAAAATGCTGAACAAGACAAACATCAGTGAAGCGCCCTGGTGGGTCGTGCCGGGTAACGACAAGAAGGCGGCTCGCCTGAACTGTATTCGCCACCTGCTGTCGCTCGTGCCCTACGAAGATATTATTCACGAAGAAGTGATTCTGCCTGAACGCAAGCACAATCCGGATTACGTGCGGCATCCGGTGCCGGATGAAATGATTATTCCGGATTATTATTCCTGA
- the ppk1 gene encoding polyphosphate kinase 1 yields the protein MHASSMNLPASHFLNRELGLIAFNRRVLAQAQDERVPLLERLFFLCIVSSNLDEFFEIRMAGLKEQIKGHSKTRTTDGLLPQEAYDQVSAAVHRLVADQYRELNNTLLPAAASEGIRFLRRSQWTDAQREWIRDYFFREVMPVLTPIGLDPSHPFPRIYNKSLNFIVELEGRDAFGRSSGIAIVQAPRVLPRIIRLPEALAPESAYSFIFLSSIVHAFVGELFSGMTVQGCYQFRVTRNSDLFVDEEEVKNLRAKIQGELPQRNFGDAVRLEVAENTSPAMIEFLLTQFGLEEKDLYRVEGPVNLVRLMQVPSWVDRPDLKFPTFVPGEVKRLEKGKNIFNVIRKGDVLLYHPYQRFTPVIQLLESAATDPQVVAIKMTVYRTGTDSVLMNSLIRAAQNGKEVTVVVELLARFDEETNVSWATKLEEVGAHVVYGVVGYKTHAKALLILRREEDERGTPMLRRYVHLGTGNYHPRTARLYTDFGLLTCNESIGMDVSEVFKQLTGLGRAQALHYLWQAPFTLSANMMKAIEGEKHAAEAGCKGRIVAKMNSLLEPQIIEALYAASQAGVEIDLIVRGVCALRPGVPGLSDNIKVRSVIGRFLEHTRVFYFYADGAENVYLSSADWMERNFFRRIELAFPILDARLKKRVITEGLKLYLADNEQSWDMDSNGVYTRRKHGRNKPHCAQQDMANLLGKTL from the coding sequence ATGCACGCATCATCCATGAATCTTCCTGCCAGCCACTTTCTGAATCGGGAATTGGGACTCATCGCATTTAATCGTCGCGTTTTAGCTCAAGCGCAAGACGAACGCGTACCCCTGCTGGAGCGCTTATTCTTTTTGTGCATCGTCTCATCCAACTTGGATGAGTTCTTTGAAATCCGCATGGCCGGGCTTAAAGAACAGATTAAAGGGCACAGTAAAACCAGAACAACCGACGGCCTGTTGCCGCAAGAGGCTTACGATCAAGTGTCTGCCGCAGTTCACCGTCTGGTCGCTGATCAGTATCGCGAACTTAATAACACCCTGCTGCCGGCGGCTGCGAGCGAAGGCATCCGCTTCTTGCGTCGCTCGCAATGGACCGATGCGCAGCGAGAATGGATTCGCGACTACTTCTTCCGCGAAGTCATGCCCGTGCTGACCCCGATTGGACTCGACCCCTCGCATCCTTTCCCACGTATTTACAACAAAAGCCTGAACTTTATCGTTGAGCTTGAAGGGCGAGATGCCTTTGGTCGCAGTTCAGGCATTGCCATCGTGCAAGCCCCGCGCGTTTTACCGCGCATCATTCGCTTGCCGGAAGCACTGGCACCAGAATCAGCGTATAGCTTTATCTTCCTATCGTCGATTGTTCATGCGTTCGTCGGCGAGCTGTTCAGTGGCATGACGGTGCAAGGCTGCTACCAGTTCCGCGTGACCCGAAACTCTGATCTGTTCGTGGATGAGGAAGAAGTCAAAAATCTGCGCGCCAAAATTCAGGGGGAGTTGCCGCAACGTAACTTTGGCGATGCGGTTCGGCTGGAGGTTGCTGAAAACACCTCCCCGGCCATGATTGAATTTCTGCTCACTCAGTTCGGTCTCGAAGAGAAAGATCTGTACCGTGTTGAAGGCCCCGTTAATCTGGTGCGACTGATGCAAGTTCCCAGCTGGGTAGATCGTCCGGATTTGAAGTTTCCGACCTTTGTGCCCGGCGAAGTGAAGCGCCTGGAAAAGGGCAAGAACATCTTCAACGTCATCCGTAAAGGCGATGTCCTGCTCTATCACCCTTACCAGCGCTTCACGCCGGTCATTCAACTGCTCGAGTCCGCCGCCACCGATCCGCAGGTGGTTGCCATCAAAATGACGGTCTATCGCACCGGCACCGACTCGGTACTGATGAATTCACTCATCCGTGCGGCACAAAATGGCAAGGAAGTCACCGTAGTCGTTGAGCTATTGGCGCGTTTTGATGAAGAAACCAACGTCAGCTGGGCCACCAAACTGGAAGAAGTCGGTGCCCACGTGGTGTACGGTGTCGTCGGCTATAAAACCCATGCCAAAGCCCTGCTCATTCTGCGTCGCGAAGAAGACGAGCGCGGCACGCCCATGTTGCGGCGTTATGTGCATCTGGGCACCGGCAACTATCATCCGCGCACGGCACGCCTCTATACCGACTTCGGTCTGCTCACCTGCAACGAATCCATCGGCATGGATGTTTCCGAGGTCTTCAAACAGCTCACCGGCCTGGGCCGCGCGCAGGCTCTGCACTATCTCTGGCAGGCACCCTTTACGCTCAGCGCCAACATGATGAAGGCCATTGAGGGGGAAAAGCACGCCGCCGAAGCGGGCTGCAAAGGCCGCATCGTTGCCAAGATGAACTCGCTGCTCGAACCGCAGATCATCGAAGCGCTGTATGCCGCCAGCCAGGCGGGTGTTGAAATTGACCTGATTGTCCGTGGCGTCTGCGCCCTCCGCCCAGGCGTGCCCGGCTTATCCGACAACATCAAGGTGCGTTCTGTGATCGGCCGTTTTCTGGAACACACACGCGTCTTTTATTTCTACGCCGATGGCGCAGAAAACGTCTATCTCTCCTCAGCCGACTGGATGGAGCGCAACTTTTTCCGCCGCATTGAACTGGCTTTTCCGATTCTTGATGCGCGCCTTAAAAAGCGTGTCATCACCGAAGGCCTCAAGCTCTATCTCGCCGACAACGAACAATCCTGGGACATGGATAGCAACGGGGTTTATACACGCCGCAAACACGGCCGAAATAAGCCCCACTGCGCACAACAGGATATGGCTAATCTACTCGGAAAAACACTCTAA
- a CDS encoding RelA/SpoT family protein: MLETLLPVVVWADLDAAQRDSLLKVAQEAQATYAEGLLGSGESAWVHAVGMAKLAAELRLDITSRKAALLFAFPNEAHFNKEKFEQQFGEDVSRLVKGVFRLNQMRPITQGFSSDASLNPQDLKVQIEVLRKMLLAMVEDVRVVLLRLASRTQTLRFYAHRPDASREGVARETLELLAPLANRLGVWELKWELEDLSFRFLHPETYKEIARKLDEKRLEREAFIAHAVSRVKAALQERGVDAEVYGRPKHIYSIWNKMQRKGLSFDELYDVRALRIVVRSIADCYTALGYVHQIWTPIPTEFDDYISQPKGNDYRSLHTAVRCEDQRALEIQIRTHDMHQHAELGVAAHWRYKEGAASSANYDDKIALLRQLLNWRDDIGDSRDWQTHYREAALNDTLYVFTPQGRVVDLPDGATPVDFAYRVHTELGHRCRGAKVDGALVPLTTPLRTGQRVEIVSAKEGGPSRDWLNPNQGYLITKSARTKVRAWFASQALDETIASGRAIVTREMQRAGVSHTSLDQVAHELGYDNSDDLLIAVGRDEVGLRSLQQALRGEPQKAVSSEQHELPLPDLSPEAMVRKTRHKGGSGVLIVGIDQIMTQLAKCCKPVPPDPIQGFVTREKGISVHRHDCPSFLHVAALHPERVIDADWGGTTPENEVYAVDILVDAQDRQGLLRDISDVLARERLNVTAVKTQSKAGAAEMAFTVEVSDLKRLHQALHYIHQVGGVVSARRG, from the coding sequence ATGCTCGAAACTTTATTGCCTGTGGTTGTCTGGGCAGACCTCGATGCCGCCCAGCGTGATTCGTTATTAAAGGTCGCGCAAGAGGCACAGGCAACCTATGCAGAAGGTCTGCTGGGGAGTGGTGAGTCTGCTTGGGTGCACGCGGTTGGCATGGCCAAGCTGGCGGCTGAACTCAGGCTGGATATAACGAGCCGTAAAGCGGCGTTACTCTTTGCGTTTCCGAACGAAGCCCATTTCAACAAAGAGAAATTCGAGCAGCAGTTTGGAGAAGATGTCAGCCGCTTGGTGAAAGGCGTGTTTCGTTTAAACCAAATGCGCCCGATCACGCAGGGCTTTTCTTCTGATGCCTCGCTCAACCCGCAGGATCTGAAGGTGCAGATCGAAGTATTGCGCAAGATGCTGCTGGCTATGGTGGAAGACGTGCGTGTGGTGCTGTTGCGTCTGGCATCAAGGACACAGACGCTACGCTTTTACGCGCATCGGCCTGATGCCTCACGTGAGGGCGTTGCCCGCGAAACACTGGAATTGCTGGCCCCGCTGGCCAATCGATTGGGTGTCTGGGAACTGAAGTGGGAACTGGAAGATTTGTCTTTCCGCTTTTTACACCCTGAGACCTATAAAGAAATCGCCCGCAAGCTCGATGAAAAGCGGCTTGAGCGCGAAGCCTTTATTGCCCATGCGGTGAGTCGCGTTAAAGCCGCCCTGCAGGAGCGCGGCGTTGACGCAGAAGTGTATGGACGCCCCAAACACATTTACAGCATCTGGAACAAGATGCAGCGCAAGGGGCTGAGTTTCGACGAACTCTATGATGTGCGGGCACTGCGGATTGTGGTGCGTTCTATTGCGGATTGCTACACCGCGCTGGGCTATGTCCATCAGATCTGGACCCCTATACCCACAGAGTTTGACGATTACATTTCACAGCCTAAAGGAAACGATTACCGTTCCTTGCATACGGCGGTCCGTTGTGAAGACCAGCGCGCGCTTGAAATCCAGATCCGCACACACGACATGCATCAGCATGCCGAGTTGGGTGTCGCGGCGCACTGGCGCTACAAAGAAGGCGCGGCCAGTTCGGCCAATTACGACGATAAGATCGCCTTGCTGCGTCAACTGCTTAACTGGCGTGATGATATTGGCGACAGCCGCGACTGGCAGACGCATTATCGTGAAGCCGCATTGAACGACACGCTGTATGTGTTTACGCCGCAGGGTCGGGTTGTCGATTTGCCGGACGGGGCAACGCCGGTTGATTTTGCCTATCGCGTGCATACCGAGCTGGGTCACCGTTGTCGGGGCGCCAAGGTGGATGGTGCGTTGGTGCCTTTGACCACCCCCCTGAGAACGGGCCAACGGGTTGAAATCGTTTCTGCCAAAGAGGGGGGTCCCTCACGCGATTGGCTCAACCCCAATCAGGGTTATCTGATTACCAAGTCGGCGCGTACCAAGGTGCGGGCTTGGTTTGCCAGCCAGGCGCTGGATGAGACGATCGCTTCCGGTCGGGCGATTGTCACGCGTGAGATGCAGCGCGCTGGTGTCAGCCATACTTCGCTTGATCAAGTCGCCCACGAACTGGGTTATGACAATAGTGATGATCTGCTGATTGCCGTCGGTCGTGATGAAGTCGGTCTGCGCTCCCTGCAGCAGGCACTGCGCGGCGAACCGCAAAAAGCCGTCAGCAGTGAACAGCACGAGCTACCGCTGCCGGATTTGTCGCCCGAAGCCATGGTGCGTAAAACGCGGCACAAGGGCGGTAGTGGGGTGCTCATTGTCGGTATTGATCAGATCATGACCCAGCTGGCCAAGTGCTGTAAGCCGGTGCCGCCGGACCCGATTCAGGGTTTTGTCACGCGGGAGAAGGGCATTTCAGTGCATCGGCACGACTGCCCGAGCTTTTTGCATGTGGCGGCGTTGCACCCGGAACGGGTGATTGACGCCGACTGGGGTGGTACAACGCCGGAGAATGAAGTCTATGCCGTTGATATTCTGGTCGATGCGCAGGACCGTCAGGGCCTGCTGCGCGATATTTCGGATGTGCTGGCGCGCGAACGCTTGAATGTGACGGCGGTGAAGACGCAATCCAAAGCGGGCGCTGCGGAAATGGCCTTTACCGTTGAGGTGTCAGACCTCAAGCGTTTGCATCAGGCGCTACACTACATTCACCAGGTGGGGGGTGTGGTGAGTGCGCGTCGCGGATAG
- a CDS encoding alpha/beta fold hydrolase: MNNPIGGNVHKVLCGGALGLYHMAYREWGDPQNPRVLVCVHGLTRNSLDFERLAQSLSTHYRVIAPDVVGRGESDWLIDPMGYNTFTYAADVITLVAKLGVEQVDWLGTSMGGLIGMMLAGQPKSPIRRMILNDVGPTLSLEALKRIVGYVGEPYEFADVAAARRYVRLIFTPFALPTESDWDALIDSTLKPTASGGMRFNYDRHINKPLQQALLGQDINLWPIYDRIQCPTLLIRGGLSDLLSVETAAEMCRRGPKATLKVVENVGHAPMFMSADQIALVRDFLELA; encoded by the coding sequence ATGAATAACCCCATCGGTGGCAACGTGCACAAAGTCTTGTGTGGTGGCGCGCTTGGCCTGTATCACATGGCCTATCGGGAATGGGGTGACCCGCAAAATCCCAGGGTGTTGGTCTGTGTGCACGGCTTGACCCGCAACAGCCTGGATTTCGAGCGGCTGGCACAGTCTCTGTCGACGCACTATCGGGTCATTGCACCGGATGTGGTGGGTCGTGGCGAGAGTGATTGGCTGATCGACCCGATGGGCTACAACACCTTCACCTATGCCGCCGATGTGATTACGCTGGTTGCCAAGCTGGGCGTCGAACAGGTCGATTGGCTGGGGACTTCGATGGGGGGGCTGATCGGCATGATGCTGGCAGGACAACCCAAGTCGCCGATTCGTCGCATGATACTCAATGACGTGGGCCCGACGCTGTCGTTGGAGGCCCTCAAGCGTATTGTCGGCTATGTGGGCGAGCCTTATGAGTTTGCCGATGTGGCGGCCGCCCGTCGCTATGTCCGGTTGATCTTCACGCCTTTTGCCCTGCCAACAGAGTCGGATTGGGATGCGCTGATTGATAGCACGCTGAAGCCGACTGCGTCGGGTGGCATGCGATTTAATTATGATCGCCATATCAATAAGCCGCTGCAACAGGCGCTGCTTGGTCAGGATATCAACCTGTGGCCAATCTATGACCGTATTCAATGCCCGACGCTTTTGATACGTGGCGGCCTTTCTGATTTGCTTTCGGTCGAAACGGCGGCAGAAATGTGTCGGCGTGGCCCCAAGGCAACCCTCAAGGTGGTTGAAAACGTCGGACACGCACCTATGTTTATGTCAGCGGATCAAATTGCGCTGGTCCGTGACTTTCTGGAACTGGCCTGA
- a CDS encoding DNA internalization-related competence protein ComEC/Rec2 yields MPALLIAFASGVLACQFLPEIPGWPWGWACLLLLGAIAGLGAMQSRRRLALLSPFKAPLLFVLAFALGASYTCWRSAAVLADTLPEAAMGRNIRLTGVVDSLPDRTARGQRFHFKVEQVDSNFHVPERIQLSVWHHVGQDETRLALSDMGQIKAGERWSFVVRLKRPHGLANPHGYDIEARLFENGIRATGYVKAGERLDAFVPGVATGIALLRSQIRARFDRVLPEAAFPDAGILTALAIGDQKAIPGSLWQVFAKTGTTHLMSISGLHVTLFSGLVALFVSAIWRRLPKLVSRFPAQKMGVFCGWFAAAFYTLIAGAGIPALRTLFMLTVGAYALLTGRHVSPFKILLVALVAVLLLDPWAGMSPGFWLSFVAVGLLLWAAMSEHVITGEQRSWRQRLKIWLKGFGRTQWAVTIGTLPFLLLFFSQFSLISPLTNALAIPWVSGVVTPLTILALIVPWDPLLYLANALMTPLLAFLQWSAALPVAIWHAPVPSPLVFGLAIVGALWWLMPAGLPGRWLALFLCLPLVLPKIDSVPAGQARIDVLDVGQGLAVVVRTHRHVLLYDTGPYYSSEADAGVRVIVPYLRAIGVEQLDAMVVTHRDTDHSGGALSVLESMPVGWVADAPDTRFADAVPGVRSKTCQAGRDWTWDGVRFEFLHPSSQAAAKNLASNHQSCVLQVSVGDKRMLLTSDIELADEQQMVAQGMLPSQILLVPHHGSGTSSGDALLNAVQPEVAIVPVGYRNRYRHPKPEVMAGYEARKIRTYRTDTDGMVQVDLPAMTVSAYRRVHQRYWMDQPSGAVAQDEQ; encoded by the coding sequence GTGCCAGCGCTACTGATTGCCTTTGCATCAGGCGTGCTGGCCTGCCAGTTTTTGCCGGAAATTCCGGGGTGGCCGTGGGGTTGGGCTTGCCTTCTGCTCCTGGGGGCGATAGCCGGGCTGGGTGCCATGCAGTCACGGCGCCGCCTTGCATTACTGTCACCTTTTAAAGCGCCGCTGTTATTCGTGCTGGCTTTTGCACTCGGCGCCAGCTATACCTGTTGGCGGAGCGCCGCAGTGTTGGCCGATACGCTGCCCGAAGCAGCAATGGGCCGTAATATCCGTTTGACTGGGGTGGTTGATTCGCTGCCGGATCGTACCGCCCGGGGTCAGCGCTTTCATTTTAAAGTTGAGCAGGTTGACTCAAATTTCCATGTGCCGGAACGGATACAACTCTCCGTTTGGCATCATGTCGGCCAGGACGAAACCCGCTTAGCGTTGTCTGACATGGGACAGATAAAAGCCGGTGAACGTTGGTCCTTTGTCGTCCGTTTGAAACGACCCCATGGCTTAGCTAACCCACATGGTTACGATATAGAAGCCCGACTTTTTGAAAATGGTATTCGGGCCACGGGTTACGTCAAAGCAGGGGAGCGGCTGGACGCTTTTGTGCCTGGGGTAGCCACAGGGATTGCGTTATTGCGGTCGCAGATCCGGGCCCGTTTTGACCGGGTGTTACCGGAAGCGGCGTTTCCGGATGCCGGGATTTTAACGGCGTTAGCCATTGGGGATCAGAAAGCGATTCCCGGATCGCTCTGGCAGGTGTTCGCTAAAACCGGCACCACGCACCTGATGTCGATTTCCGGTTTGCATGTCACGTTATTTTCCGGTTTGGTGGCTTTGTTCGTCTCGGCCATCTGGCGTCGCTTGCCCAAGCTTGTATCTCGTTTCCCGGCTCAAAAAATGGGCGTCTTTTGCGGTTGGTTTGCCGCTGCTTTTTATACGCTGATTGCAGGGGCGGGGATCCCGGCGCTACGTACACTGTTCATGCTGACCGTGGGTGCTTACGCGCTATTAACCGGGCGGCATGTATCGCCCTTTAAAATTTTACTGGTTGCCCTGGTAGCTGTATTGCTGCTGGACCCCTGGGCCGGGATGAGCCCGGGGTTCTGGCTGTCCTTTGTGGCGGTGGGGCTGTTGTTGTGGGCCGCCATGTCCGAGCACGTGATCACCGGTGAGCAACGTTCCTGGCGTCAACGACTCAAAATCTGGCTCAAGGGATTTGGCCGTACCCAGTGGGCCGTGACGATTGGCACCTTGCCGTTTCTATTACTGTTTTTCAGTCAGTTCTCGCTGATCTCTCCACTGACGAACGCTTTGGCGATTCCCTGGGTGAGCGGGGTCGTTACCCCTTTAACGATTCTGGCGCTGATTGTGCCGTGGGATCCTTTGCTCTACCTCGCCAATGCCTTGATGACACCGTTGCTGGCCTTTCTTCAATGGTCAGCGGCATTGCCAGTGGCAATCTGGCATGCGCCGGTACCATCACCGCTGGTTTTTGGATTGGCGATTGTGGGCGCTTTGTGGTGGCTGATGCCAGCGGGTTTGCCCGGTCGCTGGCTGGCCCTGTTTTTGTGCCTGCCCTTGGTGTTGCCAAAAATCGACAGCGTTCCTGCTGGGCAGGCGCGGATCGATGTGCTTGATGTGGGGCAGGGGCTGGCGGTGGTCGTTCGCACACACCGCCATGTGCTGCTGTATGACACCGGGCCTTATTACAGTAGTGAGGCAGATGCCGGGGTGCGGGTTATCGTACCGTATCTCAGGGCGATTGGTGTCGAGCAGTTGGATGCCATGGTGGTGACGCATCGGGATACCGATCATTCCGGTGGTGCATTGTCGGTGTTGGAATCCATGCCCGTGGGCTGGGTCGCCGATGCACCCGATACCCGTTTTGCGGATGCCGTGCCTGGCGTTCGCAGTAAAACCTGCCAAGCAGGCCGGGATTGGACCTGGGATGGCGTACGTTTCGAGTTTTTACATCCATCGTCGCAGGCCGCAGCCAAAAATCTGGCGAGTAACCATCAGAGTTGTGTGCTGCAAGTCAGCGTTGGCGATAAGCGGATGCTGCTCACCTCGGATATTGAATTAGCGGATGAGCAGCAAATGGTGGCGCAGGGGATGTTGCCTAGCCAGATATTGCTCGTGCCGCACCACGGTAGTGGCACCAGTTCTGGTGATGCACTGTTGAACGCCGTGCAGCCTGAAGTTGCCATTGTGCCGGTAGGCTACAGAAATCGTTATCGTCACCCGAAACCGGAGGTGATGGCTGGTTATGAAGCGCGTAAAATAAGAACTTATAGAACAGATACTGATGGCATGGTGCAGGTCGATCTGCCCGCAATGACGGTTTCGGCTTATCGCCGTGTACATCAGCGTTACTGGATGGATCAGCCATCTGGCGCCGTGGCTCAGGATGAGCAGTAA
- a CDS encoding ABC transporter ATP-binding protein codes for MSKVVLSCRGLSKIYGTGAENVTVLNDVSFDLAAGESVAIVGASGSGKSTFLHLLGGLDYATSGDVLIAGRSWTAMSEKERGLWRNRHMGFVYQHHHLLPEFTAVENVAMPLYVRGLPKAAADAEAQEWLEKVGLGHRLLHTPAALSGGERQRTAIARALVTRPSVVLADEPTGNLDRQTAEQVFTLFRELSVQSGVAFVLVSHDPGLAAQLDRTMRLQDGVLSDASL; via the coding sequence ATGAGTAAGGTCGTTTTGTCCTGCCGCGGACTGAGTAAGATTTATGGTACGGGTGCCGAGAACGTGACCGTGCTCAATGATGTGTCCTTTGATCTGGCGGCCGGTGAATCCGTGGCCATCGTTGGCGCCTCGGGGTCGGGCAAAAGCACGTTCTTGCACCTGCTGGGCGGCCTGGACTATGCCACTTCCGGGGATGTACTGATTGCTGGTCGCAGTTGGACTGCCATGTCTGAAAAAGAACGCGGCCTCTGGCGTAATCGTCATATGGGCTTTGTGTATCAGCACCATCATTTATTGCCGGAATTTACTGCCGTTGAAAACGTAGCGATGCCGCTTTATGTGCGTGGCTTGCCTAAAGCGGCGGCAGATGCAGAGGCCCAGGAATGGCTTGAGAAAGTGGGTCTGGGGCATCGTCTGCTGCATACCCCGGCTGCATTATCGGGCGGCGAACGCCAGCGTACAGCGATTGCCCGTGCGCTGGTAACTCGTCCATCTGTTGTATTAGCTGATGAACCGACCGGTAATCTGGATCGTCAGACGGCCGAGCAAGTGTTTACGCTGTTCCGGGAACTGAGTGTGCAATCCGGTGTTGCTTTTGTACTGGTATCGCATGATCCGGGGCTGGCCGCACAACTGGATCGCACCATGCGTTTGCAGGATGGTGTGCTTTCGGATGCAAGTCTTTGA
- a CDS encoding lipoprotein-releasing ABC transporter permease subunit: MPFQLMIGLRYVRSRRQIGQDNRFISFISGLSMAGIALGVAALIVVLSVMNGFQKELRSRILGVTSHIEVVGMDGALMDWQRVAAQALKVPQVLAAAPYVQGQVMLNGLNREAGEGPVMPGSGVRGAIIRGIDPQTENTVADFNTHMKYGALDSLQPGAYRIVLGSDLARALGVVVGDRVTVIAPEGVVTPAGVIPRIKSFEVSGVFEFGMYEYDSGLALIDLKDAQVLFRLGQTVTGVRLKVDDPFNAPQIARSIAPVLDEPAYLIDWSRKHANFFRAVQIEKRMMFLILFLIVAVAAFNIVSTLVMAVTDKRGDIAILRTLGASRGSIAMIFMVQGALIGLIGLGLGVAGGVALALNIETVVPAIERLFGIHFLSREVYFISDLPSDLQWDDVMTISITAFVLTLLATLYPSLRAARVQPAEALRHE, encoded by the coding sequence ATACCTTTTCAATTAATGATCGGATTGAGATATGTCCGGAGCCGTCGTCAGATTGGCCAGGACAATCGTTTTATCTCATTTATTTCCGGATTATCCATGGCGGGCATCGCGCTGGGGGTCGCTGCCCTGATCGTGGTGCTGTCGGTGATGAACGGTTTCCAGAAGGAATTACGCTCCCGTATTTTGGGGGTTACGTCTCATATTGAAGTCGTGGGCATGGATGGCGCGCTGATGGATTGGCAGCGGGTTGCCGCGCAGGCGCTGAAGGTGCCACAGGTGCTGGCTGCCGCGCCTTATGTGCAGGGGCAGGTCATGCTCAACGGCTTAAACCGGGAGGCCGGCGAGGGCCCAGTGATGCCTGGCAGCGGTGTGCGTGGGGCCATTATTCGTGGCATTGATCCCCAGACAGAAAATACGGTGGCCGACTTTAATACGCACATGAAGTACGGGGCGCTCGATAGCTTGCAGCCAGGGGCCTATCGGATTGTGCTGGGCAGTGATCTGGCACGTGCGCTGGGTGTCGTGGTCGGGGATCGGGTGACTGTGATTGCCCCGGAAGGCGTGGTCACACCGGCGGGGGTGATCCCACGGATTAAAAGTTTTGAAGTGAGCGGTGTTTTTGAATTCGGCATGTACGAATACGACAGCGGTCTGGCGCTGATCGATTTGAAAGACGCCCAGGTGCTGTTCCGTTTGGGGCAAACCGTGACTGGGGTCCGCCTGAAAGTGGATGATCCGTTCAATGCCCCACAGATTGCCCGGTCGATTGCACCGGTTCTGGATGAGCCGGCCTACCTGATCGACTGGAGCCGCAAGCACGCCAATTTTTTCCGGGCGGTGCAGATCGAAAAGCGCATGATGTTTTTGATTCTGTTCCTCATCGTGGCCGTGGCTGCGTTTAATATTGTTTCTACCCTGGTGATGGCCGTGACCGATAAGCGCGGTGATATCGCGATTCTGCGTACGCTGGGTGCCAGCCGCGGCAGTATCGCCATGATCTTTATGGTGCAAGGGGCACTGATTGGTCTAATCGGGCTGGGCCTGGGCGTGGCCGGGGGTGTAGCGCTGGCTTTGAATATTGAAACCGTGGTGCCGGCTATTGAACGATTATTCGGCATTCACTTCTTGTCGCGCGAGGTTTACTTCATCTCTGATCTGCCCTCCGATTTGCAATGGGATGATGTGATGACGATTTCAATCACGGCGTTTGTGCTGACCCTGCTGGCGACGCTGTATCCGAGCCTACGGGCAGCACGGGTTCAACCGGCGGAGGCATTGCGTCATGAGTAA